The sequence TTTCTTTGAGAAGCAGTAAAATTATCTTTATAATTTTCAGGTTTCAAATAACAGGTGATAACCCTATAATCTTCAGTTACACCAAATTTAAGCAAATTTGCAACATCTTCTTCTTCCGCTTCAGACAAGGATCCATTTAACAATCTGTACTCCAAATCTCTATGATATTTTTTCTCCATATTTTTATCAGTTACAATTTGAGTCAGAACATATAATAAAAGCGGCATTAAACTATCTAATGTTATAAAATCCAGTTCTCTTAATGGTCCACTCACTTCCGAAACCACCAAATAAAACGTGCACTGGTTTAAAATGTTGATTTTTCTAATATACTCAACATTTTTTCTCTTTTGCCGCATATATTCATATCTCGAAATAATGTTGGGAACATACTTTTCATAACCATCTGCGATTATTAAATCACTTTCTTCTGATGTACCTGAATACATGTAGTGGAAATCTTCATCATACAAAGCTATTGGATTCCCAAGTATCCTCCCTGCTCTGTCAAACAGATTCTCTAATGATCTGTACTCACTAGTTCCTTCTGGAAAAAGGCGATTAAATTCATCACGTGTCATTTTAGAGTAGACTGCTTTTGCAATTTCTATATTAAATACCTGCAGCAGCAAATATTTAATAATCGACCAATAGTTAAAATCCTGTGGAATCTCTAAAACCGGAATACTATGTTCATTGCAAAAAAACAATAAAGTTTCAAACAGCTTATTTTGATGTGCTGTGTTCTGGATTTTTTTCACAATAAACCCGCTTACCTGTTTTTTATTTAATTCTTCCAAATGACTTAGCATCATACGTTCATCCAGCTTTTCATAAACCATCAGAGATGTCAGAAGGAGTTCACCCCCCCCCAGAAATTTTTCCATATCTGGCGCTGCTATAATCTGAGTCCCTT comes from Coprococcus phoceensis and encodes:
- a CDS encoding helix-turn-helix domain-containing protein; the protein is MGYTIKDFIDSNNFPEMKLISDNSEITREIKGTQIIAAPDMEKFLGGGELLLTSLMVYEKLDERMMLSHLEELNKKQVSGFIVKKIQNTAHQNKLFETLLFFCNEHSIPVLEIPQDFNYWSIIKYLLLQVFNIEIAKAVYSKMTRDEFNRLFPEGTSEYRSLENLFDRAGRILGNPIALYDEDFHYMYSGTSEESDLIIADGYEKYVPNIISRYEYMRQKRKNVEYIRKINILNQCTFYLVVSEVSGPLRELDFITLDSLMPLLLYVLTQIVTDKNMEKKYHRDLEYRLLNGSLSEAEEEDVANLLKFGVTEDYRVITCYLKPENYKDNFTASQRKKMEDIEKAILDIVPKEYAYCNMNQVICIHKENRKEGKLDLRKKLEEFQRMIQDQLKEGKSEYEFLIGVGNKVKGYHNLKESFADSKIAIEYIDVIRKIVGDANKSVVDCSKLGFFHIFANIKDEKQLRTYIPDTVHEIHQYDIQKNGELIDTLECYLNNKQSIRKASELMGVHARTVSYRLQKIVKLTGMDFDNIAEMLVVRNGIIILKILELL